In Setaria italica strain Yugu1 chromosome IX, Setaria_italica_v2.0, whole genome shotgun sequence, the genomic stretch GGATATGAAAGCTCATATCGACTATGCGATATGACCCattaaaattgtttcattttGTGGTAGGTAGGTGGAGACACACAATGCTTGTGATTCTTTTAACACCTTAATGATTATATGTAATACTATGGCTAAGAAACCAAATAAGTAACCATTCTTAAAATACCAAGACGAATGTACAACCTTTACAAGACGAAATTCGGTCAGGGAATCAGGCCTTTTCTCGAGCGGTGGTTGTGCCACGTCTCCTGCAGATCCGCATTGTCCATTCACATGCCTCATTTAATTGAACAGGCGGAACAGGCCCCGTCAGTTAAGGGTTATCCAGAGCCTTCTTGAGAACTCCGCATCTCTCTCTGGCCCTGCAGGAGCAATGGTAATGCATTGCTCAGGACCAAAAAAGGCAGGCCGCGCTGACATTTTTACTTCCACCTGCTATCGTCGCTTACTCGCTTTCAATCCGAACCAGCACAAATGAAATCCTCATATAAACCTCACAAGCTACACGCATTACAGTGCAACATCCAATTAACAGGAGCAGTTCTACAACCAATCAAAACCGGGAAGAAAGAAATACATGTAAATCGATCACCGGCCGTGGAGGCCAAGCAAGTTGGAGTCTTGCTCTGTTAACAAATTGTATAACATATCTTCTTGCTATACTCTTCGGATGTTTTGCAAATGGTTGATTCTCAGTTGATCATAGTTTTGTTTTATATTGACAATTTATCCCTAAGCCCTGGAAAACCCTAAGGATTATTTGGCACTTAGCAAGCCTAGAGCTCATGTACAGATTTGTTGAATTCAGTTTATAGTTTCTTTAAATTAACACGTATAAATCAATAGAGGTGTATAATTGTTTTGGCATCTCCTAGACCCCTCTCTGATTAGCTTGTAAACCTTTATTTCCTTCGGTTGAGATCAATTCTGGTCCGTAAGTCCATTTTTGTAACTAAAATATATGAACATGAGTATGAGGAATTGATGACGAATCGGAGAAAACATTATAGAGATGACAAACCTGCCAACAGCAAGTTCTAGAAGGACTAAGTCTGTGCCGGAAGCACAGGGGGTCAATCTCTGCACTTGGCTTTGATCGTTATTGTTTGATACTATTTATATAAATCCACCCTAAGCTTTCCTCTTTAAAGCTTAAATTATGAAATATTTAACTTTTAAACAAATGTTCTGAtaataataatatttttttatgtctTAAACATTTTTTTATGTCTTAAACATTGCATGTTCAGGCTGGAGCTTTGCGTAGGCCTCACAATGCAGGGATCAAAAGACAAAGCATGTAGGCCGTTCGGCAGCGCTACCgctggctgccgctgctggcttcTGCTGCAAGCGGCTGCAGCgcagctgctagctgctgcttgtgGCTTTAGCTGATCAGCGGCAGGAGAAGCTGCTGCCCAACGCTGCTAGCTGCTGTTTAGGATTTTTCGACCTGTTTTCCTAACGGATACGCTACtacatttcaaatttaaatttgtaacGGTAAAAGGATGTACAACATTCAAATTTTATCACGCAAACTTAACCAACATCCAAATTTTGTCACGCTCGTAAAGAAATCGGCTGGTTTGCTCCGACGCCGCGCCTCTGTTTCAGTGTTACACTATCGCACCTTTTTTtaagaataaaaaaagaaaaaacggaGACGGATGCCCGCGAGCAAACCCAATTGGACGACGTTCCAGCGGCCATAATCGCACAACTAAGGCCCAGAAGCTTCCAGAGGCCCCAGCTCAGCCCAAACCCAAGCCCCCAAATCCAAAGCGACCGATCTCGCCCGACCACACGCCGCACCAAACCAGCAGCGCCCATCCATCGACGGAACGACCTCGCCGGCGAGAGAGAGGGGAAGAAAGTGacagatggaggcggcggcggcagcggccggcgtGCAGCTCGGCTCCTCGAAGCCCCAGATCGCCACGCAGGCGGAGATGGCGGAGGCCCGGGTGCCGCTCGCCTACCGCGACCAGTGCGCGCACCTCCTCATCCCGCTCAACAAGTGCCGCGTCGCCGAGTTCTACCTCCCCTGGAAGTGCGAGCCCGAGCGCCACGCCTACGAGAAGTGCCAGTACGAGCTCGTCATGGAGCGGATGCTCCAGATGCAGAAGATCCGCGAGGCGCAGGAGGCCAAGGTCAAgggcggcgcctccattggcctcATCCCGGCCACCGCCAAGCTCGCCTGATCCGGCCCCGGTCCGATCCGGTTGATTTAGGTGAGCTCCGATCCCGTCACGACGTTTCGAATTTGTTCTGGATTTAGCTCGGCTGTTCTGATTGAGTTCGTCATTTGGACGTCAACGCCACATTTTGTCTTAGATCCTTAGTTGGAATTTTAATTGCGTGAGTGACGAATCATGCACCCTTTTGTCAGGGGAAGCAACATTGAACgagtaattagtcattttttgCGTGGACACTGGGTTAATTTGTGGACAGTCGATAGTAAGCTGCTCGATGAATAGATAGTGTTTGTAGAAATGTGACTCTGATTCAAGAGAGCATGATGCAAGCTTGATATGAATATTAAGAATCTGTGACGTGAAAAACAAGCAGCTGGTATACATGGGCATCTCAGATCACTCCTGATGTCATTGCCTTGCTGCTCAGTGCTTACTGCAGTTCCAAAGTTTATGCTGTAAATCCGTAGGTTCCTATATTTCCAATTGTGATGTCCATGAACCATGAGTACAAAATAGTTCCAAAATGTGCAGAGACCAATCTAGCTGGCAGGTGACTTAATGGGAATTCATGATGTCTACCCTGCGACCTGAATTTTTAGGGCTTCAAAACAACCTGGAATTTGTTAATAATCTGTTTGATTATATTGGAATGAGAACACACATTCTGGCTTACAGCTCCTTCAGTTGTTCGAAGGAAAAGCAGTTTATCAAGGCCTGGATTTTGGTTTATAGAACTGATTTTAAGCGTGCAATTTACTGACCCAGCAGGTTAATTTAGCTGCATGGGCGTGCAAGCACATATTTGCAGTAAACCACCAAATTTAATCAAAATCTGTATGATAAATATCTCATTTGAGCTTATCTATGCCAATAGGCAGAATATTTTCTAGGCTATATCTACGGCTACAGATCGCTGCAGACCATATTGAAGTCGTTGCCCAGTTTCCGTTTAATTATGGAGTTACCACTTCATAATCATAATGTCCTTTTGTAACCCTAGCACCACTAAGCACCTTGGGCAGCTCTCTCCAGAATGTTACGTCTTTTGGGTAGGTGGGGGGGTAAGCCTATGGTTTCCAGCCCTGTTCTTTCAATTCAATCAGGTTAAAAGCAACAGAGCATCTGTCTGTATGAAAAATGCCTTAAGTTTTGCTGGTTCTATTGAGTTCATTTTTCTTAGCAGGAAAATGCAATCTTTTTGCTTAAAACTGAGCAAGCTGTGTAATACTGAATTTTCTGTGAGCCTCAACAAGCCCACATATGATCCTACTATACAATATACCACACCCCCTATTCCTATATGAGTAAGTAAATCAATTAGATGTATTCTACATGTTCCATTTGGCCCTGTTAGTCTGTTGGGCTTGCCTTGACTATCGACACCTATCCCTCTAGTAGTAAGCTGGGGAAACCCTCAAAGGCAGTGAAAATAGCAACCTTGTAGCGGAAATTGAGCTTTCACTCTAAATTTGTTAGCATTGTATCTCATTCACAGATACTTCCATTAAAAAGGCTAACAAGCATAAGGTACTAAGGATTGTAACCAACAACCACTGGTTCAACTTGTAGTTACAAGCGTAATGTGGTTGCTGGtagatttttattttcatttcaaCACATAACTCATTATTAGTTCTATTTCTTTTACTATTTAGCTTTCCTTGTGTTGCTTGTGGCTGTAGACAAGTTCATTCAGTGTAATGTTAGTAACTTGTCTGATCAACTTTGGCAATTGTTATGAAAACCAGGCAATAGAGACTGCAAGTATGTGAACAATAGCTGCTGTCAGTCTGCAGTTTTACTCCATGCACTTCTAATACATGGTAGGTTGGAACATAGAGGATGTGATATTTAAGGAATCTTTTGGGTCTGATCTGGATCATATGGTCACAAACTCTCCACTGTAAAGCATGTCTTGTTAGCTTTTCTGCAGTCTTGTCTGATAATTCTGTTTGTAGCCTGTGACAACCGACAACATGAAACAAACGACATAATAAATATGGCAGTAGTGCAACTAGTCCCTTTTGGCTGGTCGATGTTCCTTTGTTTTGTTAATATTAGCTTGGAGGGACTCCCTACACTTACTGCTTATGAAGTTCATCTTCAGAGTTATGCATTATGACCCCCCTGAGTGACTCTTTTGGTGGCAAGTAGCATATTTTTCAAAGCTGCCATTGGATGGTGAAACCATCACACACCTTTAGGTTGTTCATGCATCTCAGTCTGAGTGAGAAATAATGGTGTTGCGGTACATCTTAGCTGGAGCTCAATCTcttgtttttgagctacaagtTGAGCAGGCATAGAGGTTTATTTTAATTTTGGAAACTGAAACCATAGTCTTCATGGCTTTGATGATATGGACCCTTTATTTCGTTTGTCTCCCATGTGAATGCATCACTATGACCTTTGACGCCTTGCCCATAGGGCCATGTCAGATGATTAAGTCTGGGAGCAAAAATATTCATCCCATCATCCCATTAGGTGGTTCAGATGGTTTTATTCTATGCATTATTATTATTTCTTTTGGCCTGAAGCAGCGACCGAACATAACACTGTTTTACTATGTTTCCTCTGGGACAATTTTGCTCTGTACTGTTTGTTCCCCTGGCGGCAGTGCCTGTCTGGAAACTCATGTTGATTCTACTTTTCTGTAGCACATGCTTACTGTTCAGTCCTATTGACCAGTTATATTCATTTTGGATGCGCAGGTCTGCTGGTTATCACAGCTTGCAGAGGCATTGTGCAAGGATCCTGAATGTTTGTTGTATGAACAAGCATCTGTTGAATTTGGCATAAAGTTAACTGTTGTCTTCTTCccttcccccttctctccttGATAGCCATCTTCAAGTTTCGATTTGATGGAATAA encodes the following:
- the LOC101785383 gene encoding NADH dehydrogenase [ubiquinone] 1 beta subcomplex subunit 7 → MEAAAAAAGVQLGSSKPQIATQAEMAEARVPLAYRDQCAHLLIPLNKCRVAEFYLPWKCEPERHAYEKCQYELVMERMLQMQKIREAQEAKVKGGASIGLIPATAKLA